A part of Dasypus novemcinctus isolate mDasNov1 chromosome 7, mDasNov1.1.hap2, whole genome shotgun sequence genomic DNA contains:
- the LOC101436234 gene encoding olfactory receptor 9S13-like: protein MPPNRNRNFSGVSWQEFVLVGFQGGPETQALLFVVFLALYMVTVLGNLTMIVVITLDVHLHSPMYFFLKNLSFLDLCYSSVIAPKALTTFFSSKLITFAGCATQFFFFSLLVTTEGFLLAVMAYDRFMAICSPLRYPVTMRPSACTYLVLGTYCGGCLNSIVQTSFTFHLPFCSSHRIDHFFCDVPPLLRLACTDTALNELVMFGFCGLIIVGTTLVVLVSYGYITVTILRMRSTAGRQKVFSTCGSHMTAVSLFYGTVFVMYAQPGAVDSMEQGKVVSVFYTLVIPMLNPLIDSLRNKDVKEALRRLGQKHVAT, encoded by the coding sequence ATGCCACCCAACAGAAACAGAAACTTCTCAGGGGTCTCCTGGCAGGAATTTGTGCTGGTGGGATTTCAGGGTGGCCCTGAGACCCAGGCCCTGCTCTTTGTGGTGTTCCTGGCCCTGTACATGGTCACTGTCCTGGGGAACCTCACCATGATCGTGGTCATCACACTGGATGTCCACCTCCActcccccatgtacttcttcctcaagAATCTCTCCTTCCTGGACCTGTGCTACTCATCTGTCATTGCCCCCAAGGCCCTCACCACCTTCTTCTCCTCCAAGCTCATCACCTTTGCAGGCTGTGCCACCCagttcttctttttctccctgcTGGTCACCACTGAGGGCTTTCTGCTGGCtgtcatggcctatgaccgcttcatGGCCATCTGCAGCCCCCTGCGCTACCCTGTCACCATGCGTCCCTCAGCCTGCACCTACTTGGTGCTAGGCACCTACTGTGGAGGCTGCCTCAACTCCATCGTGCAGACCAGCTTCACGTTCCACCTCCCGTTCTGCAGCTCCCATCGCattgatcatttcttctgtgacGTGCCTCCTCTGCTCCGGCTTGCCTGCACTGACACAGCCCTCAATGAGCTGGTCATGTTTGGATTCTGTGGCCTCATCATTGTGGGCACAACACTTGTGGTCCTGGTATCCTATGGCTACATCACCGTGACTATCCTCAGGATGCGTTCCACAGCCGGGCGTCAAAAGGTTTTCTCCACCTGTGGCTCCCACATGACTGCAGTCTCCTTATTTTATGGGACTGTGTTTGTCATGTATGCCCAGCCAGGAGCTGTGGATTCCATGGAGCAGGGCAAGGTGGTGTCCGTCTTCTACACCCTGGTCATCCCGATGCTCAATCCCCTCATCGACAGTCTGCGCAATAAGGACGTGAAGGAGGCACTGCGGAGGCTGGGCCAGAAACATGTGGCCACATGA